The Deltaproteobacteria bacterium sequence ATGCCGCCGGCGGCCTCGACGGGGAGCGTCATGGTCAGAAGGCCCGAGGCCGACATGACGATGAAGAGCAGGCCGGCGGGAAGGACGGCCCTGAAGCGCAGGCCCCGGCGAAGAAGCATGAACTCCAGCGCCAGTATGAAGAGGAGGAGCGGAAAGATGTAGGACGTATAGCCCATGGAGACGAAGAGCAGCCACGAGAGGTAGCTTCCGGCGACACCAACGTACTCGAGATGCTCCACGTCGTCGCGGAAGTAGAGGCTCGCCGTCACCAGCGCCGCGAGCCCCGCAAGAGCTATCCCTGTGACCTCGTAGCCGAGGCCCTCGTGTCTGCCGCTCTTACGGACCGCCATCTTTCCTGAACTGCTTGCTCAACGTTATGCCCTGGAACTGGTAGGACGAACCTATCTTCACACCGTAGACCTTGCGCGGCACGGTTCCCATGCGCTCGAAGGAGAGCTTGAAGAAGGTCTGGCCGTGGACGACCATGAAGGGCACGTCATGGGCCCGCACCTCGAGCACGGCCTTGGTGCCCCTGATCTCTCCATGGGAGCCGAAGCCGAAGCCGGGGTCGAAGAAGCCGGCGTAGTGGGTGCGAAGCTCGCCAGAGCCCGCCTCATAGGCGGCCATCTCGGCGGCGTAGCGCGGCGGCACCCTGATGCGCTCCTTGGAGCTCAGGATATAGAAGTCCTCGGGCTCGAGGATTATGGACTCCCTGCTCGTGCGGTGTACGGGCTCCCAGAAGTCCTCTATCTTGTAGTGGTCCGTCTTCGAGAGATCGACGATGTGGCTGTTCTTCTTGGACTTGTAGCCTACGATGCCGCCGGAAGCGTCGCCGCTTAAGTCCACACTCATGAAGACGCCGTCGTTTATGGTCATCTGCCCGGTCGGGAGGGGGCTGTCTCCGTCGAAGAGGAGCGAGTACCGCTCGTTGATCTCCCTTATCTCGTCGTCGTCGAGACGGCAGGGACCGGTCATGAGCCTTATCTGGGCGAGCCTCAGCCCCTCGCGGACCTTGACGGTGTAGGAGCGGGGCATCACTTCCAAATAAAGCCCGCCCCTGTAGCCCGCCGCTATGTCGTCGAAGCGCGGGTTTCTGTCCGTTATGAGGCGGGCGAAGATGTCGAGGCGTCCGGTCGTGCTCTTCGGGTTGGACCTTCCCCTTATGTGTCCCGGCAGGGCGAGTCTCTCCTTGAGCGGTATGAGGTAGACTCCTCCCCGCTCGAGCACGCCTCCGTCGCCGCCGATGTCGACCTCGTACATGACGAGGTTGTCGCCGTAATAATCCTTCTGGAGGACCAGTCCCTCGATGTCGCGGCCCTCGGGCAGGAAGCTCGATACGAGGCGGTAGGCCCTGCGGCCGAGACGGAGGTCGAGGCTCGCCGGCTGGACCTGGCGCTCCTCGATGGGCGCGTCCGCCCCTATCCAGCCTTTCTCTATGGCCGCTTCTATCTCCTGCGAGCCGAGTACGCCCGTGTGGGCGGCCTCTCCGGTCATCTCCCGCTCCCCCTGTTCTTGGATCCGCGCCGGATTTGTGGAAC is a genomic window containing:
- a CDS encoding 2'-deoxycytidine 5'-triphosphate deaminase, which translates into the protein MTGEAAHTGVLGSQEIEAAIEKGWIGADAPIEERQVQPASLDLRLGRRAYRLVSSFLPEGRDIEGLVLQKDYYGDNLVMYEVDIGGDGGVLERGGVYLIPLKERLALPGHIRGRSNPKSTTGRLDIFARLITDRNPRFDDIAAGYRGGLYLEVMPRSYTVKVREGLRLAQIRLMTGPCRLDDDEIREINERYSLLFDGDSPLPTGQMTINDGVFMSVDLSGDASGGIVGYKSKKNSHIVDLSKTDHYKIEDFWEPVHRTSRESIILEPEDFYILSSKERIRVPPRYAAEMAAYEAGSGELRTHYAGFFDPGFGFGSHGEIRGTKAVLEVRAHDVPFMVVHGQTFFKLSFERMGTVPRKVYGVKIGSSYQFQGITLSKQFRKDGGP